In Vidua chalybeata isolate OUT-0048 chromosome 9, bVidCha1 merged haplotype, whole genome shotgun sequence, a genomic segment contains:
- the RPE65 gene encoding retinoid isomerohydrolase isoform X2, producing the protein MTEKRIVITEFGTYAYPDPCKNIFSRFFSYFKGVEVTDNALVNVYPVGEDYYACTETNFITRINPDTLETIKQVDLCKYVSVNGATAHPHIENDGTVYNIGNCFGKNFSLAYNIIRIPPLQADKEDPINKSEVVVQFPCSDRFKPSYVHSFGLTPNYIVFVETPVKINLFKFLSSWSLWGANYMDCFESNETMGVWLHVAEKKKGRLLNLKYRTSAFNLFHHINTYEDNGFLIVDLCTWKGFEFVYNYLYLANLRANWDEVKRQAEKAPQPEARRYVLPLNIDKADTGKNLVTLPYTTATATLRSDETIWLEPEVIFSGPRHAFEFPQINYSKYGGKPYTYTYGLGLNHFVPDRLCKLNVKTKETWVWQEPDAYPSEPIFVSHPDALEEDDGVVLSIVISPGAGPKPAFLLILSAKDMSEVARAEVEMNIPVTFHGCFKRA; encoded by the exons ATGACGGAGAAGAGGATCGTGATAACGGAGTTTGGCACCTACGCCTACCCAGACCCCTGCAAGAACATCTTCTCCAG GTTTTTCTCCTACTTCAAAGGTGTGGAGGTGACAGATAACGCCCTGGTGAATGTTTACCCTGTGGGTGAGGATTACTACGCCTGTACTGAGACCAACTTCATCACCAGGATTAACCCAGACACCCTGGAGACCATCAAGCAG GTGGATCTCTGTAAATACGTGTCCGTCAATGGGGCGACGGCTCATCCCCACATTGAGAACGACGGCACGGTTTACAACATTGGGAATTGCTTCGGGAAAAACTTTTCCCTGGCCTACAACATCATCCGGATTCCTCCTCTGCAGGCAG ACAAGGAAGACCCCATAAACAAGTCGGAAGTGGTGGTGCAGTTCCCCTGCAGTGACAGGTTTAAGCCTTCCTATGTCCACAG CTTTGGGCTGACCCCAAACTACATCGTGTTTGTGGAGACACCAGTGAAAATCAACCTCTTCAAGTTCCTCTCCTCCTGGAGCCTTTGGGGAGCCAACTACATGGACTGCTTCGAGTCCAACGAGACCATGGGG GTGTGGCTTCACGtggcagagaagaagaaaggcaGGCTCCTCAACCTCAAGTACCGCACCTCGGCCTTCAACCTCTTCCACCACATCAACACCTACGAGGACAACGGGTTCCTGATCGTGGACCTGTGCACCTGGAAGGG GTTTGAGTTTGTCTACAATTACCTGTACCTGGCCAACCTTCGGGCCAACTGGGACGAGGTGAAGCGGCAGGCGGAGAAGGCACCGCAGCCCGAGGCCCGCAGATACGTCCTGCCCCTGAACATCGACAAG GCTGACACGGGGAAGAACCTGGTCACTCTGCCCTACACGACAGCCACAGCGACGCTGCGCAGTGACGAGACCATCTGGCTGGAGCCAGAGGTGATTTTCTCAGGGCCACGTCACG CCTTTGAATTCCCCCAGATCAACTACAGCAAGTATGGAGGGAAGCCGTACACGTACACCTACGGGCTGGGGCTGAACCACTTTGTCCCAGACAGG CTTTGCAAGCTGAACGTGAAAACCAAGGAGACCTGGGTGTGGCAGGAGCCGGATGCGTACCCATCGGAGCCGATCTTCGTTTCCCACCCAGATGCGCTGGAGGAAGATGATG GGGTGGTGCTGAGCATCGTGATCAGCCCGGGGGCGGGGCCCAAGCCCgccttcctcctcatcctcagcgCCAAAGACATGAGCGAGGTGGCCAGGGCCGAGGTGGAGATGAACATTCCCGTGACATTCCATGGGTGCTTCAAGAGAGCGTGA
- the RPE65 gene encoding retinoid isomerohydrolase isoform X1, which translates to MYSQVEHPAGGYKKLFETVEELSSPVTAHVTGRIPTWLRGSLLRCGPGLFEVGSEPFYHLFDGQALLHKFDFKEGHVTYHRRFVRTDAYVRAMTEKRIVITEFGTYAYPDPCKNIFSRFFSYFKGVEVTDNALVNVYPVGEDYYACTETNFITRINPDTLETIKQVDLCKYVSVNGATAHPHIENDGTVYNIGNCFGKNFSLAYNIIRIPPLQADKEDPINKSEVVVQFPCSDRFKPSYVHSFGLTPNYIVFVETPVKINLFKFLSSWSLWGANYMDCFESNETMGVWLHVAEKKKGRLLNLKYRTSAFNLFHHINTYEDNGFLIVDLCTWKGFEFVYNYLYLANLRANWDEVKRQAEKAPQPEARRYVLPLNIDKADTGKNLVTLPYTTATATLRSDETIWLEPEVIFSGPRHAFEFPQINYSKYGGKPYTYTYGLGLNHFVPDRLCKLNVKTKETWVWQEPDAYPSEPIFVSHPDALEEDDGVVLSIVISPGAGPKPAFLLILSAKDMSEVARAEVEMNIPVTFHGCFKRA; encoded by the exons ATGTACAGCCA GGTGGAGCATCCTGCTGGAGGCTACAAGAAGCTCTTTGAGACAGTGGAGGAGCTGTCCTCTCCAGTGACTGCCCACGTCACAG GCAGGATTCCCACCTGGCTGCGAGGAAGCCTCCTGAGATGTGGTCCTGGCTTGTTCGAGGTGGGCTCGGAGCCCTTCTACCACCTCTTTGATGGCCAGGCACTGCTCCACAAGTTCGACTTCAAGGAGGGGCACGTCACCTACCACCGAAG GTTTGTCCGGACTGACGCCTACGTGCGAGCCATGACGGAGAAGAGGATCGTGATAACGGAGTTTGGCACCTACGCCTACCCAGACCCCTGCAAGAACATCTTCTCCAG GTTTTTCTCCTACTTCAAAGGTGTGGAGGTGACAGATAACGCCCTGGTGAATGTTTACCCTGTGGGTGAGGATTACTACGCCTGTACTGAGACCAACTTCATCACCAGGATTAACCCAGACACCCTGGAGACCATCAAGCAG GTGGATCTCTGTAAATACGTGTCCGTCAATGGGGCGACGGCTCATCCCCACATTGAGAACGACGGCACGGTTTACAACATTGGGAATTGCTTCGGGAAAAACTTTTCCCTGGCCTACAACATCATCCGGATTCCTCCTCTGCAGGCAG ACAAGGAAGACCCCATAAACAAGTCGGAAGTGGTGGTGCAGTTCCCCTGCAGTGACAGGTTTAAGCCTTCCTATGTCCACAG CTTTGGGCTGACCCCAAACTACATCGTGTTTGTGGAGACACCAGTGAAAATCAACCTCTTCAAGTTCCTCTCCTCCTGGAGCCTTTGGGGAGCCAACTACATGGACTGCTTCGAGTCCAACGAGACCATGGGG GTGTGGCTTCACGtggcagagaagaagaaaggcaGGCTCCTCAACCTCAAGTACCGCACCTCGGCCTTCAACCTCTTCCACCACATCAACACCTACGAGGACAACGGGTTCCTGATCGTGGACCTGTGCACCTGGAAGGG GTTTGAGTTTGTCTACAATTACCTGTACCTGGCCAACCTTCGGGCCAACTGGGACGAGGTGAAGCGGCAGGCGGAGAAGGCACCGCAGCCCGAGGCCCGCAGATACGTCCTGCCCCTGAACATCGACAAG GCTGACACGGGGAAGAACCTGGTCACTCTGCCCTACACGACAGCCACAGCGACGCTGCGCAGTGACGAGACCATCTGGCTGGAGCCAGAGGTGATTTTCTCAGGGCCACGTCACG CCTTTGAATTCCCCCAGATCAACTACAGCAAGTATGGAGGGAAGCCGTACACGTACACCTACGGGCTGGGGCTGAACCACTTTGTCCCAGACAGG CTTTGCAAGCTGAACGTGAAAACCAAGGAGACCTGGGTGTGGCAGGAGCCGGATGCGTACCCATCGGAGCCGATCTTCGTTTCCCACCCAGATGCGCTGGAGGAAGATGATG GGGTGGTGCTGAGCATCGTGATCAGCCCGGGGGCGGGGCCCAAGCCCgccttcctcctcatcctcagcgCCAAAGACATGAGCGAGGTGGCCAGGGCCGAGGTGGAGATGAACATTCCCGTGACATTCCATGGGTGCTTCAAGAGAGCGTGA
- the RPE65 gene encoding retinoid isomerohydrolase isoform X3 → MYSQVEHPAGGYKKLFETVEELSSPVTAHVTGRIPTWLRGSLLRCGPGLFEVGSEPFYHLFDGQALLHKFDFKEGHVTYHRRFVRTDAYVRAMTEKRIVITEFGTYAYPDPCKNIFSRFFSYFKGVEVTDNALVNVYPVGEDYYACTETNFITRINPDTLETIKQVDLCKYVSVNGATAHPHIENDGTVYNIGNCFGKNFSLAYNIIRIPPLQAALG, encoded by the exons ATGTACAGCCA GGTGGAGCATCCTGCTGGAGGCTACAAGAAGCTCTTTGAGACAGTGGAGGAGCTGTCCTCTCCAGTGACTGCCCACGTCACAG GCAGGATTCCCACCTGGCTGCGAGGAAGCCTCCTGAGATGTGGTCCTGGCTTGTTCGAGGTGGGCTCGGAGCCCTTCTACCACCTCTTTGATGGCCAGGCACTGCTCCACAAGTTCGACTTCAAGGAGGGGCACGTCACCTACCACCGAAG GTTTGTCCGGACTGACGCCTACGTGCGAGCCATGACGGAGAAGAGGATCGTGATAACGGAGTTTGGCACCTACGCCTACCCAGACCCCTGCAAGAACATCTTCTCCAG GTTTTTCTCCTACTTCAAAGGTGTGGAGGTGACAGATAACGCCCTGGTGAATGTTTACCCTGTGGGTGAGGATTACTACGCCTGTACTGAGACCAACTTCATCACCAGGATTAACCCAGACACCCTGGAGACCATCAAGCAG GTGGATCTCTGTAAATACGTGTCCGTCAATGGGGCGACGGCTCATCCCCACATTGAGAACGACGGCACGGTTTACAACATTGGGAATTGCTTCGGGAAAAACTTTTCCCTGGCCTACAACATCATCCGGATTCCTCCTCTGCAGGCAG CTTTGGGCTGA